In a single window of the Nocardioides massiliensis genome:
- a CDS encoding 3-hydroxyacyl-CoA dehydrogenase family protein gives MKIAVIGAGTMGSGIAQLVATAGHEAALVDISAEQLESGTTAIEKSLSRLVKKGTLGEAQSDAVRQRVAVSTSVAEAVTEVDVVIESVVEVLEVKQAVFVEVVAHAPDDVLLGTNTSQLSITAIGSAIPEHASRLVGLHFFNPPVLMRLVEVVAGLESSEKAIERAIALGESLGKETVLCRKDSPGFLTSRISALVRLECLRMLEEGVASAEDIDKALKVGFNWPMGPLELGDFNGLDTYLHILGSLEQTLGERFKPTVTLRNLVAAGRLGRKTGQGIYSYPS, from the coding sequence ATGAAGATCGCGGTCATTGGTGCCGGAACGATGGGAAGCGGTATTGCGCAACTGGTCGCTACGGCGGGTCATGAAGCGGCTCTGGTCGACATCAGCGCAGAGCAATTGGAAAGCGGGACAACCGCGATCGAGAAGAGTCTCAGCCGGCTGGTGAAAAAGGGAACGTTGGGCGAGGCCCAGTCCGACGCTGTTCGCCAGCGCGTGGCGGTGAGCACCTCGGTGGCCGAGGCGGTGACCGAGGTCGATGTCGTTATCGAGTCCGTCGTCGAGGTGCTGGAGGTCAAGCAGGCGGTCTTCGTAGAGGTCGTTGCCCACGCGCCGGATGATGTGCTGCTCGGGACAAACACCAGCCAGTTGTCCATCACTGCGATCGGTTCGGCCATTCCGGAACACGCGTCGCGGCTGGTGGGGCTTCACTTCTTCAACCCGCCGGTGTTGATGCGTCTGGTCGAGGTGGTTGCAGGTCTTGAGTCGAGCGAGAAGGCCATCGAGCGAGCCATCGCGTTGGGTGAGTCCCTAGGCAAAGAGACGGTGCTCTGCCGCAAGGATAGTCCCGGATTTCTTACCTCCCGGATCTCTGCCTTGGTTCGTCTTGAGTGCTTGCGGATGTTGGAGGAAGGGGTCGCCAGTGCTGAGGACATAGACAAGGCGCTCAAGGTCGGCTTCAACTGGCCGATGGGTCCACTGGAGCTCGGCGACTTCAACGGCCTGGACACCTATCTGCACATCCTCGGCTCGCTCGAACAGACGCTGGGGGAGCGGTTCAAACCAACTGTCACGCTGCGCAACCTGGTTGCAGCGGGACGCCTCGGTCGCAAGACCGGTCAGGGCATCTACTCCTACCCGTCCTGA
- a CDS encoding acyl-CoA dehydrogenase family protein, whose product MMQRTLFTEDHEAFRETVRRFLQARAVPAYEDWEATGHPDRDFWLEAGALGLLGMQIPEEYGGGGASSFLYNVVLTEEAQRAGLALGGLRVHTDICMPYFLELANAEQKTRWLPRLATGEAIAALAMSEPGAGSDVKAMTTRAVREGDHYIVNGAKTFITNGRTADLLIVAVKTDPEAGRRGISLLVVDAASAGFERGRRLEKLGLKSQDLGELSFTDMRVPVANLLGGEGEGFAQLTRNLAQERLSIAVNSQAAASRVLEMTVEYVSERKAFGTTVGSFQNTKFELAACATDIEAGQSILDRALLAHESGDLGPADAAKVKLFCTELQGRVVDRCLQLYGGYGYMLEYPIAKAYADARVTRIYAGSSEIMKTIIAKDLGL is encoded by the coding sequence ATGATGCAACGCACCCTATTCACCGAGGATCACGAGGCATTTCGGGAGACCGTCCGCAGGTTCCTCCAGGCCAGGGCCGTGCCCGCCTATGAGGACTGGGAGGCAACCGGACACCCGGACCGGGATTTCTGGCTCGAGGCTGGCGCGCTGGGCCTGCTCGGGATGCAGATCCCCGAGGAGTACGGCGGTGGCGGTGCTTCGTCGTTCCTCTACAACGTCGTCCTCACCGAGGAGGCGCAGCGTGCCGGACTTGCGCTGGGCGGTCTGCGGGTGCACACCGACATCTGTATGCCCTACTTCCTTGAGCTCGCCAACGCCGAGCAGAAGACACGATGGTTGCCGCGGCTGGCGACCGGAGAGGCGATCGCCGCCTTGGCGATGAGCGAGCCCGGTGCGGGCTCGGACGTCAAGGCAATGACCACCCGCGCTGTCCGCGAGGGCGACCACTACATCGTTAACGGCGCAAAGACCTTCATCACGAACGGTCGCACGGCAGACCTGCTCATCGTCGCGGTTAAGACCGATCCTGAGGCAGGGCGCAGGGGAATCTCGCTGCTCGTCGTGGACGCCGCCAGCGCCGGTTTCGAGCGCGGACGCAGGTTGGAAAAGCTCGGCCTGAAGTCTCAAGACCTCGGTGAGTTGAGCTTCACCGACATGCGCGTCCCGGTGGCGAACCTGCTCGGCGGGGAGGGGGAGGGTTTCGCCCAGCTCACGCGCAATCTTGCCCAGGAGCGGTTGTCAATCGCGGTCAACAGCCAGGCGGCTGCGTCACGGGTGCTGGAAATGACGGTCGAGTACGTCTCGGAGCGCAAGGCGTTCGGAACGACGGTCGGCTCCTTCCAGAACACCAAGTTCGAGCTGGCGGCGTGTGCCACCGACATCGAGGCAGGACAGTCGATACTTGACCGGGCCCTCCTCGCCCATGAGTCCGGCGACCTCGGGCCTGCTGACGCTGCCAAGGTGAAACTTTTCTGCACCGAGCTCCAGGGCCGTGTCGTCGATCGCTGCCTTCAACTGTACGGCGGCTACGGTTACATGCTCGAGTACCCCATCGCCAAGGCCTACGCCGACGCGCGGGTCACTCGTATCTATGCGGGGTCTAGCGAGATCATGAAGACAATCATTGCCAAGGACCTCGGCCTCTGA
- a CDS encoding class I adenylate-forming enzyme family protein: MDLNLLLDMVAEGIPDRAVLGTRDAPITAAELQRRAANGAAALRERAAGHLVYIGISDEWFSVSLFAASAAGVPFVPLNFRLATEQLASLVAENDAAFVVAESDVLRAIGADPGRSATREGWANIVRAAGTAERTVPNNPDSVALLLYTSGTTAAPKAAVLRHRHLTSYVFSNVDFGAAGPEDCALVAVPPYHIAGVANTVTNLYAGRRVVQLRQFTPAGWLECVSREGITQAMVVPTMLARIVAHLEATGDPVPATLRSIAYGGAAMPARVIEKALELFPDTDFVNAYGLTETSSTIAVLGPQDHRAAMSSDDPAVRARLNSTGRLVDGLEAEVRDSEGRVLPPGQRGLLFVRGDQVSGEYRGRGVVPAGDWFATRDLASIDADGYLFIHGRSDDTIIRGGENVAPSEIEQVLEQHPTVAEAAVVGVPDEEWGQRIAAAVVARPGQAPDPAELRDWVRAALRGSKTPDQVLVVHDLPRTDTGKVVRRALVPQFVAEPESLRGAVPISAQSTEPVSQR; this comes from the coding sequence GTGGATCTCAACCTCCTTCTCGACATGGTTGCTGAAGGCATTCCTGACCGGGCAGTGCTCGGAACGCGCGATGCGCCGATTACGGCCGCCGAACTCCAGCGTCGGGCGGCGAATGGTGCGGCAGCGCTTCGCGAGCGTGCCGCTGGCCACCTTGTCTACATCGGCATCAGCGACGAGTGGTTCTCGGTGTCGCTGTTCGCAGCGAGCGCAGCCGGTGTTCCGTTCGTGCCGCTGAACTTCCGGCTCGCCACCGAGCAACTCGCCTCGCTAGTGGCTGAAAACGACGCTGCTTTTGTCGTCGCGGAAAGCGACGTCCTCCGAGCGATCGGCGCCGACCCGGGTCGATCCGCCACCCGCGAAGGATGGGCGAACATTGTCCGTGCCGCAGGCACCGCGGAGCGGACGGTGCCGAACAACCCCGATTCGGTGGCTTTGCTCCTCTACACGAGCGGCACGACGGCTGCACCAAAGGCAGCGGTCCTGCGCCACCGGCACCTGACGTCATACGTCTTCTCGAACGTTGACTTCGGAGCCGCCGGCCCGGAGGACTGCGCCCTTGTCGCCGTTCCGCCATACCACATCGCGGGCGTCGCCAACACGGTGACGAACTTGTACGCCGGCCGGCGGGTGGTGCAACTGCGGCAGTTCACTCCGGCAGGGTGGTTGGAGTGCGTCTCCCGTGAGGGCATCACTCAGGCCATGGTTGTTCCGACGATGCTCGCCCGGATCGTGGCCCACTTGGAGGCGACCGGCGATCCGGTTCCGGCGACCCTACGTTCCATCGCATACGGCGGAGCCGCGATGCCTGCCCGCGTGATCGAGAAGGCGCTTGAACTGTTCCCCGACACCGACTTTGTCAACGCGTACGGTCTCACAGAAACCAGCTCCACCATTGCGGTCCTCGGTCCACAGGACCACCGTGCTGCGATGTCCAGTGACGACCCGGCCGTCCGCGCGCGACTCAACTCGACGGGACGACTGGTTGATGGTCTCGAAGCCGAGGTCCGCGACTCCGAAGGGAGAGTCCTGCCGCCGGGCCAACGCGGGCTGTTGTTCGTCCGAGGCGATCAGGTGTCGGGCGAGTACCGGGGCCGGGGCGTTGTGCCCGCTGGCGACTGGTTCGCGACCCGGGATCTCGCGAGCATCGATGCCGACGGCTACTTGTTCATTCATGGCCGCTCCGATGACACGATCATTCGAGGTGGCGAGAATGTCGCCCCGTCGGAGATCGAGCAGGTTCTGGAGCAGCATCCGACCGTCGCTGAAGCAGCTGTGGTTGGTGTCCCCGACGAAGAATGGGGCCAGCGGATCGCCGCTGCAGTCGTCGCGCGGCCCGGGCAGGCACCCGATCCCGCTGAGTTGCGGGACTGGGTCCGCGCGGCTCTGCGAGGATCGAAGACGCCAGATCAGGTCCTCGTCGTCCACGACCTTCCGCGCACCGACACCGGAAAGGTCGTGCGCCGCGCGCTTGTCCCGCAGTTCGTCGCCGAACCGGAATCCCTGCGCGGGGCCGTGCCCATCAGCGCACAATCGACGGAGCCTGTGTCGCAACGATGA
- a CDS encoding lactoylglutathione lyase, whose product MSSPFTMLLSGDLMVKDADRMADLLVQKVGAQGHANWRQAFPGHPYVAHFLRTHKSLAVAPTRLEPQGHLDAPNEGDPMFPVYLHSLEEFQGVSRPIKTHATVLITEDLEAMVQRLHERRVPFRVARLTPEMPFDRIWLGCLPEDPRYRPDVDGGLCIEIMAAGPLQLPESTYDVPAPEPRDPQPADLVRVVARGFLVRDLDAILALLSENLEWSPTTIEEFPEEGLRRARMGFSLGHSGTLDLIEPTKWATDESRYLYNWGPGPYYIRLSAIDLDAKAQDLTERGTRFTRHSLGSAGGELIRIDPDELDGALIEIVPHTS is encoded by the coding sequence ATGAGTTCTCCCTTCACGATGCTGCTCAGCGGCGACCTGATGGTCAAGGACGCCGACCGGATGGCCGATCTCCTGGTCCAGAAGGTCGGCGCTCAGGGTCACGCGAACTGGCGCCAGGCGTTCCCTGGGCATCCGTACGTCGCGCACTTCCTGCGCACCCACAAGTCGCTCGCCGTTGCACCCACCCGGCTCGAGCCCCAAGGACACCTCGATGCACCGAACGAGGGCGATCCGATGTTCCCGGTCTACCTGCATAGCCTCGAGGAGTTCCAGGGCGTCTCCCGGCCGATCAAGACCCACGCCACGGTCCTGATCACCGAGGACCTCGAAGCCATGGTGCAGCGACTGCACGAGCGACGCGTGCCCTTCCGGGTCGCACGCCTCACCCCCGAGATGCCCTTCGACCGGATCTGGCTCGGTTGCCTGCCCGAAGACCCGCGCTACCGACCCGATGTCGACGGCGGATTGTGCATCGAGATCATGGCGGCGGGCCCACTGCAGCTGCCTGAGTCGACGTACGACGTGCCGGCGCCTGAGCCGCGCGACCCGCAGCCGGCTGACCTGGTCCGGGTCGTGGCCCGGGGCTTCCTGGTCCGTGACCTGGACGCGATCCTCGCATTGCTCAGCGAAAACCTGGAATGGTCGCCCACGACCATCGAGGAGTTCCCCGAAGAAGGGCTCCGCCGTGCCCGCATGGGCTTCAGCCTCGGCCACAGCGGCACTCTCGACCTCATTGAGCCGACCAAGTGGGCCACCGACGAGAGCCGCTACCTCTACAACTGGGGCCCCGGGCCGTACTACATCCGGCTATCGGCGATCGACCTCGACGCCAAGGCGCAGGACCTCACGGAACGCGGGACCCGATTCACCCGTCACTCCCTCGGCTCTGCCGGCGGTGAACTGATCCGGATTGATCCGGACGAACTGGACGGGGCCCTGATCGAGATCGTCCCCCACACCAGCTGA
- a CDS encoding fumarylacetoacetate hydrolase family protein: MTLAGDIIDLNLAYRSMLSEKVGPNRATAIADAMVPNDLIQLLANGPLGREAVAAALQSLSSDEPGTRTGDDDAVLVHARSDVRLLSPLPRPTSLRDCSAYELHLHNSTRGQIPPRWYDSPTYYKGNPASVIGDRTDVPLPAGARKCDYELEYAAVIGKTGRDLDAVTALDHIAGYLVFNDVSLRSVQFREMSVGLGPAKSKDLDGTNILGPALVTPDEWDPHEDRIMRAFVNGEEWSSGLTTSIHFSVGEILSHISQAEGLHVGDVIGTGTVGGGSGLEVGRYPESGDTVTLDIEGLGQLSNTWGTTASATLVTE; this comes from the coding sequence TTGACCCTTGCCGGCGACATCATCGACCTTAACCTTGCCTATCGCTCCATGCTCTCGGAGAAGGTCGGCCCGAATCGCGCAACAGCCATCGCAGACGCCATGGTGCCAAACGACCTCATCCAACTTCTCGCCAACGGCCCGCTCGGCCGCGAAGCAGTCGCGGCCGCGCTGCAGTCACTGTCCTCGGATGAACCGGGCACCCGCACCGGTGACGACGACGCAGTCCTCGTGCACGCCCGCAGTGACGTACGGCTCCTGTCACCTCTTCCTCGCCCCACGAGCCTGCGCGACTGCTCGGCCTACGAGCTGCACCTTCACAACTCGACCCGCGGCCAGATCCCGCCTCGGTGGTACGACTCCCCGACGTACTACAAGGGCAATCCAGCCTCCGTGATCGGCGACCGAACAGATGTGCCCCTGCCCGCAGGCGCGAGGAAGTGCGACTACGAGTTGGAATATGCCGCAGTCATCGGTAAAACGGGCCGGGACCTTGACGCCGTCACCGCACTCGACCACATCGCGGGCTACCTAGTCTTCAACGACGTGTCGCTGCGCAGCGTCCAATTCCGCGAGATGTCGGTGGGCTTGGGGCCAGCAAAGTCCAAGGACCTCGACGGCACGAATATCCTCGGACCGGCACTGGTGACACCCGACGAGTGGGATCCGCACGAAGACCGCATCATGCGCGCTTTCGTCAATGGGGAGGAGTGGAGCTCCGGCCTCACGACGTCCATCCACTTCTCCGTCGGCGAGATCCTCAGCCACATCAGCCAGGCGGAGGGCTTGCACGTCGGTGACGTCATCGGAACGGGCACTGTCGGCGGCGGATCGGGCCTTGAAGTCGGGCGCTATCCGGAATCCGGCGACACCGTCACACTCGATATCGAGGGACTGGGCCAGCTCAGCAACACCTGGGGCACAACGGCATCAGCGACGCTTGTTACAGAATGA
- a CDS encoding acyl-CoA dehydrogenase family protein, translating to MSGTATGGATSGVLRPAAFEEAIERTHALRLEVRAFLAEELAAGRYAPRADAWLAGWDESFSRRLGERGWLGMTLPVEYGGHGRSAIERFAVTEELLAASAPVAAHWIADRQTAPSILRYGNEELRHAYLPGIARGEIYFGIGMSEPDSGSDLASVRTRGTQVEGGWMLSGTKVWTSGAHHANAFIVLARTSPLDPKHRHAGLSQFIVDLTSTGVTINPINLISGEHHFNEVVLADVFVPDSRVLGQIGDGWRQVTSELAYERSGPERLLSTYPLLMLLTDSVARRDDGRGRIELGALLARLTALREMSLNVAIGLAAGQLMEVQAALVKDLGTTFEGDVVNVARTVLDEEPDLGSNDQLAHILAQAILHAPGFTIRGGTNEILRGVIARGMGVR from the coding sequence GTGAGCGGCACCGCGACCGGCGGTGCCACCAGCGGTGTCCTGCGGCCCGCCGCATTCGAGGAAGCCATCGAGCGCACCCACGCACTTCGACTGGAGGTCCGCGCCTTCCTCGCTGAGGAGTTGGCGGCAGGACGCTACGCGCCGAGAGCGGATGCCTGGTTGGCTGGATGGGACGAGTCCTTCAGTCGACGACTCGGCGAGCGCGGCTGGCTAGGCATGACCCTTCCGGTCGAGTACGGCGGCCACGGGCGAAGCGCGATTGAGCGGTTCGCCGTGACCGAGGAACTGTTGGCAGCGAGCGCACCGGTCGCCGCCCACTGGATTGCCGATCGTCAGACCGCCCCATCGATCCTGCGCTACGGCAACGAGGAACTCAGACACGCCTACCTGCCCGGCATTGCCCGTGGCGAAATCTACTTCGGTATCGGCATGAGCGAACCCGACTCCGGTTCGGACCTTGCATCCGTGCGGACTCGCGGGACGCAGGTCGAGGGTGGCTGGATGTTGAGCGGCACCAAAGTCTGGACCAGCGGGGCGCACCATGCAAATGCGTTCATCGTGCTCGCCCGCACCAGTCCACTCGACCCGAAGCATCGCCACGCCGGGCTTTCTCAGTTCATCGTGGACCTCACGTCCACGGGCGTCACCATCAATCCGATCAACTTGATCAGCGGCGAGCATCACTTCAACGAAGTGGTGCTCGCCGATGTCTTCGTGCCCGACAGCCGGGTGCTCGGCCAGATCGGCGACGGGTGGCGGCAGGTCACCTCCGAATTGGCTTACGAACGCAGCGGCCCGGAGCGGCTCCTTTCGACGTACCCCTTGCTGATGCTGCTGACCGACTCGGTTGCGCGACGCGACGACGGCCGCGGTCGCATTGAACTGGGCGCACTGCTCGCACGGCTGACCGCCCTTCGCGAGATGTCGCTTAACGTCGCCATCGGCCTCGCGGCCGGGCAGTTGATGGAGGTCCAAGCAGCACTCGTGAAGGATCTTGGAACCACCTTCGAGGGCGACGTCGTCAACGTGGCCCGAACCGTGCTCGACGAAGAGCCCGATCTTGGGTCGAACGATCAACTTGCCCACATCTTGGCGCAGGCCATCCTTCATGCGCCGGGCTTCACCATTCGCGGTGGCACGAACGAGATCCTGCGCGGCGTGATTGCGCGAGGAATGGGAGTCCGATGA
- a CDS encoding acyl-CoA dehydrogenase family protein → MTTDSMNASQCSGLDELTADDLHSLASMAEAVLANVCTPERLADPTTTAHEVWKALDKVGVTRLGLAESGGGHGGGLLAATEVLRVIGENAAPGPLAETSLLAGWLLEVAGRVQPEGPVTTGRSDLVATREDGAWQVRGTVYRVPTAPGATIVATARDVADAELLVVFGAKDHERVEGRSLAQEPRDTITAHGPVAAVHPLPAGTIDELRLRGALSRAALTAGALVRVRDRTLVYAGEREQFGRPLSAFQAVQHQLAHLVAESAAAGAAVDQAVRAALQHGFSEQHTALLVAAAKVRSAQAASTGAAIAHQIHAALGMTEEHPLHHHTTRLWSWRSEWGSEAEWSAAVASAATDAGSTGLWPLLTGIR, encoded by the coding sequence ATGACCACCGACAGTATGAACGCCAGTCAATGCAGCGGGCTGGATGAACTGACCGCGGACGATTTACATTCCCTCGCCTCGATGGCGGAAGCCGTCCTCGCCAACGTGTGCACGCCAGAGCGCCTCGCCGATCCAACGACCACTGCCCACGAGGTCTGGAAGGCGCTCGACAAGGTAGGAGTCACCCGGCTTGGACTCGCCGAGTCGGGCGGTGGCCACGGCGGGGGCCTGCTAGCCGCCACCGAGGTACTCCGCGTCATCGGTGAGAACGCCGCACCCGGTCCCCTCGCCGAGACATCGTTGCTGGCTGGTTGGTTGCTCGAGGTTGCGGGCCGGGTGCAACCGGAGGGTCCCGTGACGACCGGTCGATCCGATCTCGTCGCGACCCGCGAAGACGGGGCTTGGCAAGTCCGTGGGACTGTCTATCGCGTGCCCACAGCGCCCGGAGCGACCATCGTCGCGACCGCTCGCGACGTGGCCGATGCTGAATTGCTCGTCGTATTCGGGGCGAAGGACCACGAACGCGTCGAAGGGCGAAGCCTGGCCCAGGAACCGCGCGACACCATCACAGCCCATGGCCCGGTAGCAGCCGTCCATCCCCTCCCGGCGGGAACCATTGACGAACTACGTCTTCGCGGCGCACTCAGTCGAGCCGCGCTCACGGCGGGAGCATTAGTCCGGGTCCGTGACCGCACACTCGTCTATGCCGGTGAGCGCGAACAGTTCGGACGCCCTCTCTCCGCTTTTCAGGCGGTTCAGCACCAGCTCGCGCACTTGGTAGCGGAATCCGCAGCTGCGGGGGCCGCGGTCGACCAGGCCGTCCGCGCGGCCCTGCAGCACGGCTTCTCGGAGCAGCACACGGCGCTACTGGTCGCGGCCGCAAAGGTACGCAGTGCGCAGGCAGCGAGTACCGGCGCCGCGATCGCCCACCAGATCCACGCCGCACTCGGCATGACTGAGGAACACCCGCTCCACCACCACACCACGCGACTGTGGTCGTGGCGCTCAGAGTGGGGCAGCGAAGCGGAGTGGTCCGCCGCAGTTGCCAGCGCTGCGACCGACGCGGGTTCAACCGGCTTGTGGCCATTACTGACAGGAATCCGATGA
- a CDS encoding NAD-dependent epimerase/dehydratase family protein has translation MISNAKILITGATGLLARPVAEILARENEVWCLARFSDPAVRASLSAAGITTHVWDMAGPDLGNLPDDFTHVLSSAVHREVDDCDKAIEVNCTAAGRLMTHCRNAQAYLHVSNSSIYQRAAPDHAHRETDPLDGAGGYRPAYTVSKLATEGAVRAFANVLGLPTTIARMNVAYGPTGWGGVPIQDLAIMLRGESVKVPEDYDNWCMPIHTADIARQVPLLWEVASTPATVVNWGGDDMVTHREMMEHVSAITGVPITFAPGPSPRETYGFDNTRRIELVGRCEISWRDGVRDTVAHFHPELIAPHTRTNSLAAEPVSRSDQRR, from the coding sequence ATGATCAGCAACGCTAAAATTCTCATCACAGGGGCAACCGGACTGCTCGCCCGTCCCGTGGCCGAAATTCTCGCCCGCGAGAACGAGGTGTGGTGTCTCGCCCGGTTCAGCGATCCTGCGGTGCGGGCGTCCCTATCGGCCGCCGGGATCACGACGCATGTGTGGGATATGGCCGGCCCCGACCTTGGCAACCTCCCCGACGACTTCACGCATGTCCTTAGTTCAGCCGTTCATAGGGAGGTCGATGACTGCGACAAGGCCATTGAGGTCAACTGCACGGCCGCTGGCCGGCTGATGACGCACTGCCGGAACGCTCAGGCATACCTCCATGTTTCGAACAGCAGCATCTACCAGCGGGCCGCCCCCGATCACGCCCATCGTGAGACCGATCCTCTTGATGGCGCGGGTGGCTACCGGCCGGCATACACGGTCAGCAAGCTCGCGACAGAGGGAGCTGTCCGCGCCTTTGCCAACGTGCTGGGCTTGCCGACCACGATCGCACGGATGAACGTGGCGTACGGGCCTACGGGCTGGGGTGGCGTCCCGATCCAAGATCTGGCGATCATGCTGCGCGGTGAGTCGGTCAAGGTTCCGGAAGATTACGACAACTGGTGCATGCCGATCCACACCGCCGACATCGCACGCCAAGTCCCGTTGCTCTGGGAGGTGGCCAGCACGCCTGCCACGGTCGTGAACTGGGGCGGCGACGACATGGTGACCCATCGCGAGATGATGGAACACGTCTCCGCGATCACGGGAGTCCCCATCACGTTTGCTCCGGGCCCCTCGCCACGAGAGACCTACGGTTTTGACAACACCCGGCGAATCGAGCTGGTCGGTCGGTGCGAGATCTCTTGGCGAGACGGGGTCCGCGACACAGTGGCCCATTTCCACCCGGAGTTGATCGCTCCTCACACGCGGACCAACAGCTTGGCTGCTGAGCCCGTGTCACGGAGCGATCAGAGGCGCTGA
- a CDS encoding enoyl-CoA hydratase/isomerase family protein: protein MSDLAYATGDRIATITLNRPDKKNAFTLDMVDAWAAALREAARDDSVRAVVVAGAGDSFCAGVDLAALAEVDDTPMGRKSMLTDRVHQVAIALADLDKPVIAAMRGAAVGAGLDMALLCDMRVAGRSIRLIEGYIKVGLVPGDGGAWLLPRLVGTAKAMELLMTGDAVGAEEALRLGLVNHVYADETVLDEAMALAGRIAAAPPIQISMIKRLVRSAESIDLRTHYDMVSSHFGIVSALEDYAEAQRSFSERQPGNFRGR from the coding sequence ATGAGCGACCTTGCCTACGCAACCGGCGACAGAATCGCGACCATAACGCTCAACCGGCCCGACAAGAAGAATGCCTTTACGCTCGACATGGTCGACGCGTGGGCGGCCGCCCTTCGCGAGGCTGCGCGGGATGACAGCGTGCGTGCCGTGGTTGTGGCCGGCGCAGGCGACTCGTTCTGCGCCGGCGTCGATCTTGCTGCGCTGGCTGAAGTTGATGACACTCCCATGGGCCGCAAGTCGATGCTGACCGACCGAGTGCACCAAGTAGCAATCGCCCTCGCCGACCTCGACAAGCCGGTGATTGCAGCCATGCGCGGCGCCGCTGTCGGCGCCGGCCTCGACATGGCTCTCCTGTGTGACATGCGGGTGGCTGGCCGGTCGATCCGGCTGATTGAGGGTTACATCAAGGTCGGGCTGGTCCCTGGCGACGGCGGCGCGTGGCTGCTCCCCCGCCTCGTTGGTACCGCGAAGGCCATGGAGCTCTTGATGACCGGCGACGCAGTCGGCGCCGAAGAGGCGCTGCGACTCGGCCTCGTCAACCATGTATACGCCGACGAAACGGTCCTCGACGAAGCCATGGCCCTCGCCGGACGGATCGCCGCCGCGCCACCGATCCAAATCTCGATGATCAAGCGGCTGGTGCGCTCCGCCGAATCCATCGACCTGCGCACCCACTACGACATGGTGTCCTCGCACTTCGGCATCGTCTCGGCCTTGGAGGACTACGCCGAGGCCCAGCGGTCCTTCAGCGAGAGACAGCCGGGCAACTTTCGGGGCCGCTGA
- a CDS encoding thiolase family protein gives MRRRREGGPVSRDSVVIVDAVRSPIGRGRLSRGDRPGGSLSSLHPVDLLAQVLVGLVGRTGVDPSIVDDVLIGCVSQASEQAFTPARLAWLAAGMPDHVPGVTIDRRCGSGQQAVEFAAHGILAGAYDVVIAGGVESMSRVPMGSARLGADVFGEGVQTRYAPGLIGQGVAAELVAQRYGITRRDMDDYAVRSHARAKSASSVMAGEIVSVIVPDGDGPRRKVTEDEVIRPETTADSLSRLKPAFADDPAAERYPDLEWGVTAGNSSQISDGAAVLLLMSEQKAEHLGLRPRARILSTAVVGSDPLLMLTGPIPATEKALARAGLALADIDHVEVNEAFASVPLAWQRHFKADGDRVNPSGGAIALGHPLGASGARLLTTMLGALEASGGRYGLQTMCENGGMANALVIERL, from the coding sequence ATGCGGCGACGTAGGGAAGGTGGTCCAGTGAGCCGAGATTCGGTCGTCATCGTCGACGCTGTCCGATCCCCGATTGGTCGTGGTCGTCTCTCCCGCGGGGACAGGCCAGGCGGTTCGCTCTCATCCCTGCACCCAGTGGATTTGCTTGCGCAGGTTCTAGTGGGACTCGTCGGTCGAACTGGGGTCGACCCTTCAATCGTCGATGATGTCTTGATCGGGTGCGTGAGCCAGGCTTCAGAGCAGGCCTTCACGCCGGCCCGACTGGCATGGTTGGCGGCCGGGATGCCCGATCACGTGCCGGGGGTGACGATCGACAGACGGTGCGGTTCGGGCCAGCAGGCCGTTGAGTTCGCTGCGCACGGGATCCTGGCCGGCGCCTATGACGTCGTCATCGCTGGTGGGGTCGAATCCATGAGTCGGGTCCCGATGGGGTCAGCTCGGCTAGGTGCCGACGTCTTCGGGGAGGGAGTCCAGACTCGCTATGCCCCGGGCCTGATTGGGCAGGGCGTCGCGGCAGAATTGGTTGCCCAGCGTTACGGCATCACCCGCCGGGACATGGATGATTACGCCGTTCGTTCGCACGCCCGGGCGAAGTCGGCGAGTTCGGTGATGGCTGGTGAGATCGTGTCCGTCATCGTGCCTGATGGCGACGGGCCGCGTCGCAAGGTCACCGAGGACGAGGTGATCCGACCAGAAACCACGGCGGACTCTTTGTCCCGTCTGAAGCCGGCCTTCGCCGATGACCCGGCCGCTGAGCGGTATCCCGACCTTGAGTGGGGAGTAACGGCCGGCAACTCGTCGCAGATTTCTGATGGTGCGGCTGTGCTTCTCTTGATGAGTGAGCAGAAGGCAGAGCATCTTGGGCTGCGGCCGCGGGCAAGGATTCTTTCTACGGCGGTGGTCGGGTCGGATCCGCTTCTGATGTTGACGGGTCCGATTCCCGCCACTGAGAAAGCATTGGCTCGCGCTGGCCTCGCGCTGGCCGACATCGATCACGTCGAGGTTAACGAAGCCTTCGCGAGCGTGCCCCTGGCGTGGCAGCGGCACTTCAAGGCCGACGGAGATCGCGTCAATCCTTCGGGCGGCGCGATCGCTCTCGGGCACCCGCTGGGTGCGTCCGGTGCTCGGCTATTGACCACGATGCTCGGCGCGCTCGAAGCATCCGGCGGCCGTTACGGGTTGCAGACCATGTGCGAGAACGGCGGCATGGCCAATGCGTTGGTCATCGAACGGCTCTGA